One segment of Gopherus evgoodei ecotype Sinaloan lineage chromosome 20, rGopEvg1_v1.p, whole genome shotgun sequence DNA contains the following:
- the PSMB2 gene encoding proteasome subunit beta type-2 isoform X2 → MWTLVLSSIVSMSASYHDKMFKMSEKILLLCVGEAGDTVQFAEYIQKNVQLYKMRNGYELSPTAAANFTRRNLADYLRSRTPYHVNLLLAGYDEHEGPALYYMDYLAALAKAPFAAHGYGAFLTLSILDRYYKPSITREEAMELLKKCLEELQKRFILNLPSFSVRFIDKDGIHEVDNIPFPKVSS, encoded by the exons ATGTGGACCCTGGTGTTGAGCTCCATTGTCTCCATGAGTGCTTCCT ACCatgataaaatgtttaaaatgagtGAGAAGATCTTGCTGTTGTGTGTGGGAGAAGCTGGAGACACTGTGCAGTTTGCAGAGTACATCCAGAAGAATGTTCAGCTCTATAAAATGAGAAATG GGTATGAGTTGTCTCCTACTGCAGCAGCAAACTTTACACGCAGAAACTTGGCTGACTACCTACGCAGTCGG ACCCCTTACCATGTCAATCTTCTTTTGGCCGGCTATGATGAACACGAAGGCCCCGCCCTTTATTATATGGATTACCTTGCAGCCCTGGCTAAAGCTCCCTTTGCAGCACATGGATATGGTGCATTCCTAACCCTGAGCATTCTTGACCGCTATTACAAGCCAA GTATCACACGCGAGGAGGCAATGGAGCTCCTTAAGAAATGTCTAGAGGAG CTTCAGAAACGCTTCATCCTGAACCTGCCTTCTTTCAGCGTCCGGTTTATTGACAAAGATGGCATCCACGAAGTGGACAACATACCCTTTCCGAAAGTGTCATCCTAA